The following coding sequences are from one Saprospiraceae bacterium window:
- a CDS encoding DUF1295 domain-containing protein has product MALIEEFNSQGNILFRYRSYIPIIILIAALVLYYFQLHTGLDNFHGYYPWLCLGVSLLGLIIRVYTVGHTPKNTSGRNTGEGQLADTLNQTGIYSLVRHPLYLGNFLMYLGLAMITGHLWFVISFVLLYWLYYERIMFAEEHFLRNKFGEQYLKWAASVPAFVPKLGNMASPNLSFSWKKVLKKEKNGIAALFGLFYVFYAFHIWALHPELSYWNNIWFCLFVSSLTLYLILKILKYQTNWLEQEGR; this is encoded by the coding sequence ATGGCATTGATTGAAGAATTCAATTCACAGGGAAACATATTATTTCGCTACAGGAGCTATATACCAATAATAATTCTCATTGCTGCATTGGTCTTATACTATTTTCAGCTCCACACCGGATTGGATAATTTTCACGGGTATTACCCTTGGCTTTGCCTCGGAGTTTCATTACTTGGGTTGATCATCAGAGTGTACACCGTAGGACATACACCCAAAAACACTTCAGGTCGAAATACAGGTGAAGGTCAGCTTGCTGACACTTTAAATCAAACTGGAATTTATAGTTTGGTGAGACATCCGCTTTATTTAGGAAATTTTTTAATGTACTTAGGACTTGCTATGATTACCGGTCACTTGTGGTTTGTGATCTCATTTGTGTTATTATACTGGTTATATTACGAAAGGATAATGTTTGCGGAAGAGCATTTTCTAAGAAATAAATTCGGTGAACAATACCTAAAATGGGCTGCAAGTGTACCAGCATTTGTCCCGAAATTAGGAAACATGGCCTCTCCGAATTTGAGCTTTAGCTGGAAAAAAGTATTGAAGAAAGAGAAGAATGGAATTGCTGCCTTATTCGGCTTATTTTATGTCTTTTATGCTTTCCACATTTGGGCCCTTCATCCTGAATTGTCTTACTGGAACAACATTTGGTTCTGCTTATTCGTAAGCAGTCTAACTCTTTATCTCATATTGAAAATCTTGAAATACCAAACCAACTGGTTGGAGCAGGAAGGTCGTTAA
- a CDS encoding DUF255 domain-containing protein — protein sequence MSSTIFGLNAQESGIEFFKGSFQEALDKAKTEDKLIFMDAFTTWCGPCRRMSSNVFPDPAVGDFYNQNFINLKVDMEKGEGPTLSGKYSVASYPTLLYIDFNGKIVHRSSGGRPPEAFIELGKEALKKQGRAEDFEKMYNEGKRDPKTVLNYIRALNRSDKSSLKVANDYLASQPDLSTKENIDIITEAATEADSKIFDYLIQYKNEIIRDKTLTVFQTKVYNCCQKTFKKSLEYRNIELLKEAQAKMKHFPEKQQLFTLQTNVQYYSETGEAKSFVKSAKTYVSKIAKNDATKLYETAQTALKYFKGNTMVMSAAEKWSKKAMENGGQAHQYLNYALILDENKKRAKAIEILKMAKTLPCDKPEVIGTIDYLLNDYQK from the coding sequence ATGAGCTCCACGATATTTGGACTCAACGCTCAAGAGTCTGGTATCGAATTTTTCAAAGGAAGCTTTCAAGAAGCGTTGGATAAAGCAAAAACTGAAGACAAACTCATCTTCATGGATGCATTCACCACCTGGTGCGGTCCATGCAGGAGAATGTCATCGAACGTTTTTCCTGATCCTGCAGTGGGTGATTTTTACAACCAAAATTTCATCAACTTAAAAGTTGACATGGAAAAAGGAGAAGGCCCCACTTTAAGCGGTAAATATAGTGTAGCTTCTTACCCCACTTTGCTTTACATCGACTTCAATGGCAAAATAGTCCATCGCTCCTCAGGAGGCAGGCCACCTGAAGCTTTCATAGAGCTTGGCAAGGAAGCGCTCAAAAAACAAGGTCGAGCAGAGGATTTTGAAAAAATGTATAATGAAGGAAAAAGGGATCCAAAAACTGTTTTGAATTATATAAGAGCCCTCAATCGGTCTGACAAATCTTCATTGAAAGTAGCAAATGATTACCTCGCATCGCAGCCTGATCTTTCGACAAAAGAAAATATTGATATCATCACAGAAGCTGCAACCGAAGCTGATTCTAAGATTTTTGATTACCTGATTCAATACAAAAACGAAATTATTAGAGATAAGACACTTACCGTTTTTCAAACAAAAGTTTATAATTGTTGTCAAAAAACCTTCAAGAAATCACTCGAATATAGAAACATTGAATTATTGAAAGAAGCTCAGGCGAAAATGAAACATTTTCCTGAAAAGCAACAGTTGTTTACATTACAAACCAATGTGCAATATTATTCAGAAACCGGCGAAGCAAAGTCTTTTGTAAAAAGTGCAAAAACTTATGTTTCTAAAATTGCAAAAAACGATGCTACAAAGTTATATGAAACCGCACAAACCGCTTTAAAATACTTTAAGGGAAATACAATGGTCATGTCTGCAGCAGAAAAATGGTCTAAAAAAGCTATGGAAAATGGAGGACAGGCGCATCAATATCTCAATTATGCTCTCATATTAGATGAAAACAAAAAACGTGCAAAAGCAATTGAAATATTGAAAATGGCCAAAACCCTACCATGTGACAAACCGGAAGTGATAGGAACGATAGATTATTTACTGAACGATTACCAAAAATAA
- a CDS encoding aspartate aminotransferase family protein has product MYLRRQFLNQIGQTSHTPQMFHPVHAEGCWMRDEHGQDYIDLSSGFSVSNLGHRHPNVLKAISEQMALYLHTTVYGEHLQSPQLQLAQILRSVLPESLDCFYFLNTGSETIDAVFKIARLHKPGCRIAACRQAYHGSTLAAESLRSDKGHSAAFRPLVPGILQLGFNEENELDQLVEDIGVIILEVVQAEAGVIKANPEWLYQLREKCKQMNILLCFDEIQTGIGRTGSLYAFQQYGIIPDLLLTGKALGSGLPISAVVGSSVHIGLLASKPGLSYLSTFGGNPLSAAAAAATLRTLMDQNLSSRAIVIEEFFTSELKKYSRIASIRSAGALISIDMSTTVKSLELLALAFQSKLLMESFLFAPQCVRIAPPLIISDSELELVIERLVVCLKKL; this is encoded by the coding sequence ATGTATCTACGCAGGCAGTTCCTGAATCAAATAGGACAAACGAGTCACACACCACAAATGTTTCATCCCGTTCATGCAGAGGGATGTTGGATGAGAGATGAACACGGGCAGGATTATATAGATCTCTCCAGTGGTTTCAGCGTGAGCAATCTGGGCCATCGCCATCCGAATGTGCTCAAAGCCATAAGTGAACAGATGGCTTTGTACCTGCATACTACGGTATACGGAGAACACCTGCAGAGCCCTCAACTCCAGCTAGCTCAAATTTTAAGGTCGGTATTGCCTGAGTCATTGGATTGTTTTTACTTTCTCAATACGGGTAGTGAAACTATCGATGCTGTATTCAAAATAGCTAGACTTCATAAACCCGGCTGTAGAATAGCTGCATGTCGGCAAGCATACCATGGAAGTACCTTGGCTGCTGAGTCTCTGAGATCAGATAAGGGACATAGTGCAGCTTTTAGACCTTTAGTACCCGGTATTTTGCAATTGGGATTCAACGAAGAAAATGAACTGGATCAACTTGTAGAGGATATTGGAGTAATTATCCTGGAAGTGGTGCAAGCAGAAGCAGGTGTCATCAAGGCAAATCCTGAATGGCTCTATCAATTGAGGGAGAAGTGCAAGCAAATGAATATTTTGCTTTGCTTTGATGAAATACAGACGGGTATAGGCAGGACAGGAAGCCTATATGCATTTCAACAATATGGCATTATTCCTGATCTGTTGCTCACAGGCAAAGCCCTTGGTTCAGGTTTACCTATTTCAGCCGTGGTTGGATCATCGGTACATATCGGCTTATTGGCATCCAAGCCAGGTTTATCTTATTTGAGCACATTTGGCGGGAACCCATTGAGTGCGGCAGCAGCTGCAGCTACATTGAGGACCTTAATGGATCAAAATCTGAGTTCCAGAGCTATAGTGATTGAAGAATTTTTTACTTCAGAGTTGAAAAAGTATTCCAGAATAGCATCCATCAGATCTGCGGGAGCATTGATTTCCATTGACATGTCCACTACAGTCAAAAGCCTTGAGTTGTTGGCTTTAGCATTTCAATCCAAACTTCTGATGGAGAGTTTCTTATTTGCGCCGCAATGTGTGAGAATAGCACCGCCACTTATCATCTCAGATAGTGAATTGGAACTGGTAATAGAAAGACTGGTGGTTTGCCTCAAAAAACTGTAG
- the obgE gene encoding GTPase ObgE, giving the protein MAEQNFVDYVKIMFRSGHGGAGFVHFFRSKGVPKGGPDGGNGGRGGHIILRGNGQLWTLLHLKYRKHIFAKDGTGGGENNCTGSDGEDVIVDVPLGTIAVDPETGDKLLEITNEDEQKILLPGGRGGKGNAFFTSSTHQAPDYAQPGEDGKESWIVLELKILADVGLVGFPNAGKSTLLSSLSAARPKIADYAFTTLTPQLGIVAYRDGRSFVMADIPGIIEDAHLGKGLGTRFLRHIERNSLLLFMIPCDSHEIKKDFQILVNELKQHNPELLDKPRLLAITKTDIVEPEWLKLIRPELPDGIETVFISSVTGAGLDALKDSIWKLLQT; this is encoded by the coding sequence TTGGCTGAACAAAATTTTGTTGATTATGTAAAAATCATGTTTCGTTCCGGACATGGTGGTGCTGGATTTGTCCATTTTTTTCGATCTAAAGGTGTTCCTAAAGGTGGACCGGATGGTGGTAATGGTGGGCGAGGTGGACACATCATATTGAGGGGGAATGGACAACTTTGGACACTATTGCATCTCAAATATCGCAAACATATTTTCGCCAAAGATGGCACAGGAGGTGGTGAAAACAATTGTACGGGTTCAGATGGCGAGGATGTGATCGTAGATGTACCCCTGGGAACGATAGCTGTTGATCCTGAGACCGGAGACAAACTGCTTGAAATAACTAATGAAGACGAACAAAAAATACTCCTGCCAGGAGGAAGAGGTGGCAAGGGGAATGCCTTCTTTACTTCCTCCACACATCAGGCACCGGACTATGCCCAACCCGGAGAGGATGGTAAGGAATCTTGGATCGTACTTGAACTCAAGATTCTTGCGGATGTAGGTTTAGTAGGTTTTCCGAATGCCGGTAAATCAACCTTGCTTTCTTCATTATCAGCAGCCAGACCTAAAATAGCAGATTATGCTTTTACGACCCTAACCCCACAGTTGGGAATCGTCGCTTATAGAGATGGCAGATCTTTTGTAATGGCAGATATACCCGGAATCATCGAAGATGCACATTTAGGCAAAGGTTTGGGAACTCGTTTTCTAAGACATATTGAGCGTAATAGTTTACTCTTGTTCATGATTCCTTGTGACAGTCATGAGATCAAAAAAGATTTTCAGATCCTGGTTAATGAGTTGAAACAACACAATCCTGAACTACTGGACAAACCTCGTTTACTGGCAATTACCAAAACCGACATCGTGGAACCGGAGTGGCTTAAACTCATTAGACCAGAATTGCCTGACGGAATAGAAACGGTATTTATTTCTTCGGTTACAGGAGCAGGTCTGGATGCACTCAAAGATTCCATTTGGAAGTTGCTTCAAACTTAA
- a CDS encoding adenylate kinase, whose amino-acid sequence MDNNKIHIILFGPPGSGKGTQAQKLVNHYGLYHISTGDLFRSETSQKTELGLKALEFMAKGQLVPDDVTIDMLRKKVASEPNAQGFIYDGFPRTTAQADALDRMLQTSGDKISCLIALDVSDDEIVKRILLRGQSSGRPDDSDESIIRKRMEEYRNKTSEVFDYYNRKGLSFQVSGLGSIEDIYTRLTGCIDEVIC is encoded by the coding sequence ATGGATAACAATAAAATACATATTATCCTTTTTGGCCCTCCTGGAAGCGGCAAAGGAACTCAAGCTCAAAAACTCGTAAACCACTACGGATTGTACCATATTTCTACAGGAGATCTATTCAGATCAGAAACCTCTCAAAAAACTGAGTTGGGCTTAAAAGCCTTAGAATTTATGGCTAAAGGACAGTTAGTTCCTGATGACGTGACTATAGATATGCTCAGAAAAAAAGTTGCCTCGGAACCAAATGCTCAAGGATTCATATATGATGGATTCCCCAGGACAACAGCTCAAGCTGATGCATTGGATAGAATGCTTCAAACCTCAGGTGACAAAATCAGTTGCTTAATCGCTTTGGATGTCTCAGATGATGAAATCGTGAAACGAATATTGTTGCGGGGGCAAAGCTCGGGAAGGCCCGATGACAGCGATGAAAGTATCATCCGCAAAAGGATGGAAGAATACCGCAATAAAACTTCAGAAGTATTTGATTATTACAACCGGAAAGGTCTTTCATTCCAAGTATCGGGTTTAGGATCAATCGAAGACATTTATACTCGACTGACAGGATGCATCGACGAGGTTATTTGCTGA
- a CDS encoding C40 family peptidase: MLYFKNIMLVFAILTSSIPKSDVNGSTSPWHSEKVSIQSKEDKLRLVIITLAREMKGSKYRKAGKKPGGFDCSGLVQYVYGRMEMPMAASADAQSQQVKKIKAKNAKPGDLLFFGTKSRIQHVGIVTENEDDHFLMVHSSSTLGVIEEDILTSEYWMDRLQFAASLTAIQKKLKQGDKKENEK, from the coding sequence ATGCTGTACTTTAAAAATATAATGCTGGTATTTGCCATATTGACTTCTAGCATACCAAAGTCTGATGTCAATGGATCCACTTCACCATGGCACTCAGAAAAAGTCTCCATACAGTCCAAAGAAGATAAGCTTAGACTTGTAATCATCACACTTGCACGTGAAATGAAGGGAAGCAAATATCGCAAAGCCGGAAAAAAGCCGGGTGGATTCGACTGCTCGGGCTTAGTTCAATATGTTTATGGGAGAATGGAAATGCCCATGGCAGCAAGCGCAGACGCCCAATCTCAACAGGTAAAGAAAATTAAAGCAAAAAATGCTAAGCCGGGAGACTTGCTTTTTTTTGGAACGAAAAGCAGGATTCAACACGTGGGCATCGTGACAGAAAATGAAGATGACCATTTCCTCATGGTTCATTCATCCTCGACATTAGGAGTAATCGAGGAAGATATATTAACATCAGAATATTGGATGGATCGACTACAATTTGCAGCTTCCCTGACAGCGATCCAGAAAAAACTTAAGCAGGGCGATAAAAAAGAAAACGAAAAATAA
- a CDS encoding aminopeptidase: protein MNFEEKYAKLITEYSLYLRPGDHLLIRSTTLAETLVREIFRLASQKNVRVDIVWEFDQQEEILLSYADKEIIAKPDENLLDLISKCTAYLLIRAPFINRNRFVADAEKLKLRTQASAEFSKIYFQRLGNGSLKRSLCQYPTEAGANFAEMSLEDYKNFIIHACYLDKDEPSDHWKKLSHMQQGIVDYLNSSKWISYIHGKHQLTARVEGRTWINSDGKSNMPSGEVFTSPIEDQVNGEIYFDFPTMMMGQDVHGIYLKVKDGWIEEFKADQGQDVLEKVFAIEGTRRFGEIAIGTNYNITRTTRNILFDEKIGGSVHMAVGQSYLQCGGKNQSSIHWDLIKNMRDGGKIIVDDKLIYENGEFLI, encoded by the coding sequence ATGAATTTTGAAGAAAAATATGCAAAGTTAATCACAGAGTATAGCCTCTATTTGAGACCGGGTGACCATTTGTTGATTCGAAGTACCACTTTGGCAGAAACACTGGTCAGGGAGATTTTCAGGCTTGCAAGTCAAAAAAATGTTCGTGTAGATATTGTATGGGAGTTTGACCAACAAGAAGAGATATTGTTGAGTTATGCCGACAAGGAAATCATTGCCAAACCGGATGAAAATTTGCTTGATTTGATTTCCAAGTGTACAGCATATTTATTGATAAGAGCACCATTTATCAATAGGAATAGATTTGTAGCTGATGCCGAGAAATTGAAACTCAGGACACAAGCAAGCGCAGAGTTTTCCAAAATTTATTTCCAAAGATTGGGGAATGGAAGTTTGAAAAGATCCTTATGTCAATATCCAACCGAAGCAGGAGCAAACTTTGCAGAAATGTCATTGGAGGATTACAAAAATTTCATCATACACGCTTGTTATTTAGATAAGGATGAACCTAGTGATCATTGGAAAAAATTGAGTCACATGCAGCAAGGAATTGTAGATTATTTAAATTCAAGCAAATGGATCAGTTATATTCATGGCAAACATCAACTGACAGCTAGAGTTGAGGGACGAACCTGGATCAATTCTGATGGCAAATCCAACATGCCTTCTGGAGAAGTTTTTACCAGCCCAATTGAAGATCAAGTCAATGGAGAAATCTATTTTGATTTTCCAACAATGATGATGGGTCAAGATGTACATGGCATTTATCTGAAAGTCAAGGATGGATGGATTGAAGAATTCAAAGCAGATCAAGGTCAAGATGTTTTGGAGAAAGTTTTTGCCATCGAAGGTACAAGAAGGTTTGGGGAAATTGCAATTGGCACAAATTATAATATCACCAGGACAACACGAAATATTTTATTTGACGAGAAAATAGGAGGTAGCGTACATATGGCAGTAGGACAATCATATTTGCAATGTGGAGGAAAAAATCAATCCAGCATTCATTGGGATTTGATAAAAAATATGCGCGATGGTGGCAAAATTATAGTAGATGACAAATTAATTTATGAAAACGGAGAGTTTCTCATTTAA
- a CDS encoding dihydrofolate reductase, which translates to MISSIVACAHNKVIGRKNEIPWYLPADLKFFKKVTSGHPVIMGRKCFESIGRPLPYRTNIIITRDPYYIVSNCLIAHSSEEAIRMASEIDNDEIFIIGGGEIYNQTIHYWHKIYMTEVDLNVPDGDTFFPALDFSKWERLNVESHLPDEQNKYPYQFSTWMKKTSKKI; encoded by the coding sequence ATCATTTCCAGTATAGTTGCTTGTGCTCACAATAAAGTAATCGGCAGAAAAAACGAGATTCCATGGTATCTGCCGGCGGATTTAAAATTTTTTAAAAAAGTCACCAGCGGGCATCCTGTGATCATGGGCCGAAAGTGTTTTGAGAGTATAGGCAGACCATTGCCTTACAGGACAAATATCATTATTACCAGAGATCCATATTATATTGTGAGTAACTGCTTGATAGCTCACAGTTCGGAAGAAGCTATACGAATGGCTTCAGAGATTGATAACGATGAAATTTTCATCATAGGAGGAGGTGAAATTTATAATCAAACTATACATTACTGGCATAAAATTTATATGACGGAAGTGGATTTAAATGTACCTGATGGCGATACATTTTTTCCTGCATTGGATTTCAGTAAGTGGGAGCGCCTCAATGTTGAATCTCATCTCCCGGATGAACAGAATAAATACCCTTATCAATTTAGTACATGGATGAAAAAAACATCAAAGAAGATCTGA
- a CDS encoding DUF2851 family protein, producing the protein MDEKNIKEDLIQYVWNSRLLSGKILQTTTGQLLQIIHPGVWNIHQGPDFLMAKVKIDEVVWVGHIEIHVFSSDWVLHGHKGDERYENVILHVVYKNDSKQNFPADQSYCLELKELLSPDLLIQYEALKNTAYKLPCAEWIQKVPEHIKNNQLDRMLAERWENRAVKIKSHLGNNYDWEHLLWQYIAHYMVTPANSDAMEMLFGKLDFSIIRRLANRQFEMEALLFGTAGFLNDEEGDEYYLKLLNEFKYQERKFGIQKMAWHIWKFLRMRPQHFPTLRLAQLSGMMSHSIPLFDQILQAQDTSEVRRLLQQPVSDFWCDHFHFKDSAHPKKIKHIGKQVQDLLLINAVCPVLYYYGQVMNKTELCDKAFRWIQTIPAEQNSILKLYSSESWLAQHAGDSQAMLQLNKQYCSLKKCLQCQIGNYVLHHKLK; encoded by the coding sequence ATGGATGAAAAAAACATCAAAGAAGATCTGATACAATACGTATGGAACTCTAGATTGCTCTCAGGCAAAATATTGCAAACTACCACGGGACAACTATTGCAAATAATTCACCCCGGTGTTTGGAATATTCATCAGGGTCCCGATTTTTTAATGGCTAAGGTCAAGATAGATGAGGTAGTCTGGGTAGGGCATATTGAAATACATGTCTTCAGTTCAGACTGGGTTTTGCATGGACACAAAGGAGATGAAAGATATGAAAATGTAATTCTTCATGTTGTGTATAAGAATGACAGTAAGCAGAATTTCCCTGCGGACCAATCTTATTGTTTGGAGTTGAAGGAACTGTTATCTCCGGATTTGCTCATACAATATGAAGCTTTAAAAAACACAGCTTACAAACTGCCTTGTGCAGAATGGATCCAAAAAGTACCCGAGCACATCAAAAACAACCAGTTAGATCGAATGCTGGCAGAACGTTGGGAAAACAGAGCTGTAAAAATAAAATCACATTTGGGGAATAATTACGATTGGGAACATCTTCTCTGGCAATACATTGCACATTACATGGTGACCCCAGCCAACAGTGATGCAATGGAAATGCTATTTGGGAAACTTGATTTTAGTATCATAAGACGCTTGGCAAATCGTCAGTTTGAAATGGAAGCATTATTATTTGGGACGGCGGGGTTTTTGAATGATGAAGAGGGAGATGAGTATTACTTAAAATTGCTGAATGAGTTCAAATACCAAGAAAGAAAATTTGGAATTCAAAAAATGGCGTGGCACATCTGGAAATTTTTACGAATGAGGCCACAACATTTTCCAACTTTGAGATTGGCTCAACTATCCGGAATGATGAGCCATAGCATTCCTTTATTTGATCAAATCCTGCAAGCACAAGATACGAGCGAAGTCCGGCGATTACTTCAACAACCTGTAAGCGATTTTTGGTGTGATCATTTTCATTTTAAAGATAGCGCTCATCCTAAGAAAATTAAACACATTGGAAAGCAAGTGCAGGATTTGCTCTTGATCAATGCAGTTTGTCCTGTTTTATATTATTATGGACAAGTTATGAATAAAACTGAGTTATGTGATAAAGCATTTCGATGGATTCAAACTATACCGGCAGAACAAAATTCAATTCTTAAACTGTACTCTTCTGAATCATGGCTAGCTCAGCATGCAGGTGATAGTCAAGCTATGCTCCAATTGAATAAGCAGTATTGTTCGTTGAAGAAATGTTTACAATGTCAAATTGGTAATTATGTCTTACATCATAAACTCAAATGA
- a CDS encoding DUF4197 domain-containing protein, whose protein sequence is MINRFYISIPVVVLMLTFVSCSGQFGNILKEVGLEEVSTEEVAMGLKEALTSGTSKGSDQLSARDAFYKSIYKIALPQDAKNVCDKLRVIPGFTKLEDDMVRKINYAAEDAAKKAKPIFVQAIKQITIKDAWNILRGSDNAATEYLQKTTTQALYAEFNPVITQALNQQGALDLWSSAVTSYNKIPFVKQANPDIAAYVTNKALDALFSKIAIEEKNIRNNLAARTSDLLKKVFAKQDK, encoded by the coding sequence ATGATAAATCGATTTTATATTTCAATACCGGTAGTTGTTCTGATGCTCACATTTGTGTCATGCAGTGGACAATTTGGTAACATTCTAAAAGAGGTTGGTCTTGAAGAAGTAAGTACTGAGGAAGTCGCAATGGGTTTGAAAGAAGCTTTGACTTCAGGCACAAGTAAAGGCTCTGATCAATTAAGTGCAAGGGATGCCTTTTATAAAAGTATATACAAGATAGCCTTGCCACAAGATGCCAAAAATGTTTGCGACAAACTTCGAGTAATTCCGGGATTTACAAAACTCGAAGATGACATGGTCCGTAAAATCAACTACGCTGCTGAAGATGCCGCAAAAAAGGCAAAACCAATATTCGTACAAGCGATCAAGCAAATTACTATCAAAGACGCCTGGAATATTCTACGTGGCTCAGACAATGCCGCTACCGAATATCTTCAAAAAACGACCACCCAGGCATTATACGCAGAATTTAATCCGGTGATCACTCAGGCACTAAATCAACAGGGTGCTCTTGATTTGTGGTCCTCGGCAGTGACTAGTTACAATAAAATTCCTTTTGTCAAACAAGCAAATCCTGATATAGCTGCGTACGTGACAAACAAGGCTTTAGACGCCCTATTCAGCAAGATTGCAATTGAAGAAAAAAATATCAGGAATAATTTAGCAGCCAGAACTTCTGATCTTTTGAAAAAAGTATTTGCCAAACAAGACAAATAA